One window of Saprospiraceae bacterium genomic DNA carries:
- a CDS encoding CDP-alcohol phosphatidyltransferase family protein, with product MFTIPNLITSLNLFFGCCALVSLQQANYPWALIWILVAVLADFADGFVARALKQTSALGLQLDSLSDVVSFGVVPGFIAFHFLQVYFPEYPYVPYASFLIALMAAFRLARYNLSGKGEAYFFEGLPVPANALFFTGLLGLEIQGRYLGISDLSGIAILVFIGLFSYLMISPYRILKIHVEKNWLNRYYSLLILLGVAMLSWFWIGPIALSLAVILHIVYSFTIQLTQSK from the coding sequence ATGTTTACAATACCCAATCTTATTACCAGTTTAAACCTCTTTTTTGGATGTTGTGCCCTGGTAAGTCTTCAACAAGCCAATTACCCATGGGCTTTAATCTGGATTTTAGTAGCCGTATTGGCAGATTTTGCAGATGGTTTTGTGGCCAGAGCCTTAAAGCAAACCAGTGCACTCGGATTGCAATTGGACTCCTTGTCGGATGTTGTATCGTTTGGTGTGGTTCCCGGATTTATTGCTTTTCATTTTTTGCAGGTTTATTTTCCAGAATATCCCTATGTGCCCTATGCGAGCTTCCTAATTGCATTGATGGCCGCCTTTCGTTTAGCGCGATACAATCTTTCAGGAAAAGGAGAAGCATACTTTTTTGAAGGATTGCCTGTGCCAGCAAACGCTTTATTTTTTACAGGCCTGTTAGGACTTGAAATTCAAGGTAGGTATTTAGGAATAAGCGATCTTTCAGGAATTGCAATTTTAGTGTTCATTGGATTGTTTTCATATTTAATGATCAGTCCGTACCGGATTTTAAAAATTCATGTTGAAAAAAACTGGTTAAACCGATATTACAGCCTGTTGATATTATTAGGAGTTGCCATGCTCAGTTGGTTCTGGATCGGACCCATTGCATTAAGTCTGGCGGTAATCCTGCACATTGTTTATAGTTTTACAATTCAATTAACTCAATCCAAATAA
- the purS gene encoding phosphoribosylformylglycinamidine synthase subunit PurS, whose amino-acid sequence MKVYKAKIDIMPHKELLDPQGKTVTKNIHHLDIHGIQDVRIGKHIEITLEATDEAAANAVVDESCRKLLTNLITETYAFSIAEQHQ is encoded by the coding sequence ATGAAAGTGTATAAAGCAAAAATTGATATCATGCCACACAAAGAACTGTTGGATCCACAAGGAAAAACAGTTACAAAAAATATTCACCATTTGGATATCCATGGGATACAGGATGTTCGCATTGGAAAACATATTGAAATCACATTAGAAGCTACAGATGAAGCAGCAGCGAATGCGGTCGTTGATGAAAGCTGTAGAAAATTATTGACCAATCTGATTACAGAAACCTATGCATTTAGTATTGCTGAGCAGCATCAGTAA
- the rsmI gene encoding 16S rRNA (cytidine(1402)-2'-O)-methyltransferase, translated as MPPVKNEIKACLYLVPTPIGNLSDMTPRALGVLSAVDLILSEDTRVSNKLLMHFNIEKSLRSFHSQNEHKALQSIVDKLKEGASVALVTDAGTPGISDPAYLLVRACRKENIPVIALPGATAFVPALVASGLPCDRFFFNGFLPQKKGRNTQLNWLAALDCTIVLYESPHRLLKCLDELIAHFGSERQACFAKEISKLFEKYITGSLQEIKEQLASEKIVGEWVIVIGGS; from the coding sequence ATGCCTCCTGTAAAAAACGAAATCAAAGCCTGTTTATATCTGGTGCCCACACCGATTGGAAATTTATCAGATATGACTCCGCGAGCTTTGGGAGTGTTGTCGGCTGTAGATTTAATTTTATCAGAAGATACCCGGGTCAGCAATAAATTGTTGATGCATTTTAATATTGAAAAAAGCCTGCGGAGTTTTCACAGTCAGAACGAACACAAAGCACTGCAATCCATTGTCGATAAATTAAAAGAAGGAGCCTCAGTGGCATTGGTGACAGATGCCGGCACACCCGGAATTTCAGACCCCGCTTATTTATTGGTACGAGCCTGTCGCAAAGAAAATATTCCGGTCATTGCTTTACCGGGTGCTACTGCTTTTGTTCCAGCACTGGTTGCATCGGGTTTACCTTGTGATCGTTTTTTCTTCAATGGCTTTCTTCCCCAGAAAAAAGGAAGAAACACCCAGCTTAATTGGTTGGCAGCTTTGGATTGTACGATAGTATTGTATGAATCCCCCCACCGACTATTAAAATGCCTCGATGAACTGATAGCACATTTTGGTTCAGAGCGACAAGCATGTTTTGCAAAAGAAATTTCAAAGCTATTTGAAAAATACATTACCGGTAGTTTGCAGGAAATTAAAGAACAATTAGCTAGTGAAAAAATTGTGGGAGAGTGGGTGATTGTGATTGGAGGGAGTTGA